ATTGCCGGCCTTGACGATGCACTGGATTTCCATCTCTTCGCCAGCGAGGCTTCTTAAGCGGTAAAAGGCTTCTACCGAGCTTCTTTCTTCTTCCTGCTGCACATAGTCGATGAAATCGGCCCGCGAGCCACTGCCAGAAAGCCAATCATGCCCGACATAGTCGTTCCAGGTCGCGTCCAGCACAAAAAGGGCGGTCAACCGGGCGGAACTTGCCTGGGCAATACGCACGGCTTCAACTGCGGCGGGGCTGTCCTCATCAAGAAGCAGCAAGATGTTTTGAGGGGTTGCTGTCAGCATTAAGGTAACGTGCCTTTTTCATGATCCAGTATGATGATGGTATCTTTACCTTTTTTTACCACTGAGCCAGGCTTGCCTGGCACTTCAAGCACCTTGCCATTGGCTTTTATACTCACGTCGCGGGTGACCACCTTTTCTTCCATTACGTTGTCTTTCCACTTTTTTTCAACAACTTCGAGGGTGTATATGGTGTCTCCCTTTTTGACCTGTGCGCCTTTTTCCACCGCGACGGAAATGAGTTTTCCATCCTGACTGGCTTTCACTTTCACCGTGGGCACAATAAAGGCCATGTAGCCAAGGACGAAAAGTACTACAAGCCCGGCGAAAATGATGGAAGCGACATCTTCATGCCGGTCATTTTTAAAGACTGTCATTTTCTGCTTTTCGTTACTCATTGTATGTTCCTTTGACTAGAATGCGCCGGTTTTGGGCATGAACAACAAAATAACGACAAGTGCCAACACATATTTTGCCATACCCGCTGTCAGGCCAAGGCGCAAAGGCTTGCCGCCAGCGGCCTTGATTTCGCGAAAGTCGATGTACGCCCCCTGTCCCACCAGGCCGATACCGAAGATCCACTGCATGCAGTCACGCAGAAAATGCAGCGTCTCAGATCCTTCGGCGCCGAGCATTCCCAAAGAAGACAGGGCAGTCATGCCGAAAAAACCCAGAACGAAGATGGGGAACTTGGAGACAAGGATTTCTTTGAGGCTGATATGTTCGGCCTCGCCTTCGCCCTTCCAGTACCAGACGGTGATGGCAAATACCACGAAGGGAATGCTGATGACGCGCACCACGTTCCACACTTCGCCGTAGGCAACGGCTGTTCCCGGAGCGATCACGGGGTTGAAGGCAAGGCATGTGGCAAGCACCTGGCCTGAATTCAGAATGCCTGTACCCACCCACGCGCCGTATTGCAGGTCTGACAGGTTAAGAGCTTTGCCGATAAAGGGGCTGATGAACATGGTCACAATGCCGAAACCGAGGATGGTGGCTATGGCAAGCGCCAGATCGACCGGCCGTGCGCGCACGCCCGGTGCTGCCGCCACAGCGGCGGAAACGCCGCACACGCCGCAGGCCGCTGCCATAACCGCCGCCACAGAGCGGTCGACTTTCCATAATTTGCTCAGAAACATGATGAGAAAGACGGTGCCAAACACAAAGGCCATGATCAGCAGCGCGGCGCTGACGCCGAGCTTGAGAAGGCTTTGAAGGGTATACAGGGAACCCAACATGATAACGCCTGTTTTGATGAACAGACGAGTTGTGCGAAAGCCAGCATCAGCCCAGGCAGGAATTTGGCCTCCAAAAAGCACGTTGCGAAACAGCATGCCTGCAATGATGGAAAGCAGGATATAGTTAAGGCTCAACACCTGAACGGGCCAGCCCTTAATGCCAAAAAGCGTTATGCCACCCAGCCAGGGAACCACATACATACGCAGTACAGCCAATGTGCCGACCATCAATGCAAGGCCGGGGATAATGGCTATGATTTTACCCAGCAGTCCTCTGTCTTCCATTGTCTTCCTCCGACATTGTGTAGTGTTAGGGGATAAACATTTTTTTCACAAATTCTTATGGGTTAGAGGTTTGGTTTTTTAGAATGGGTAGCATGAGAAAACTGATTGCGCAAGTATCTTTGTACTCTTTGTGTGAGTACTCAAGATAATTTATACGCGTAAATAATAGATAGCATCGTATAGATTATTTTATTTATAAACTTCAATAATTCTATATTCTATCACATGATCTTGTATTTTGGCGGATTGCTTGGAGTCCGAGCCAAGGACTAACTGTGCATAATCACCTGAATGTTGGTCCTGAATAATTTCAACGCGGAATATCCGGGTGGCTAGTTCGGAGTCGTTTGTGTTTGTGAATAACTGATTATATTTATGGTTATTATCTGCGATCCTGGAGAAAATTTTTCATCTTTGAAAAGATATGATCTCCAAAAGGATTCACTCACAAGGAGCGCACGTAGCCCCGGGTGGCTGTCGGCCAATGAGTTGTGAAATAATAGGCATAATGCTGATACTGTGGTAATGAGGCGAACACATCTGTCAGCCAGATGGTTTGGATCCGAGGTTTATTTGCGTGCAGTTAGGAAGTGCCTTTGGCCGGACAGTTTCTTTACGATGCGCACATTTTTGAGAGTTGCATCGCGGAGACTTCAGGCGGCGGGCATCTATTTTATGGAAGTAGAGCAGACCAGCCATTAGAGCATTTTCGCATTGAGAATATCCATTCTCAATGCTACCAAGACGCTCGCTCCGGCGCGTAACCACGCAAATATACAGCGTGCTGTCTTTATCCGTAGCGATGCCGTCCTGTCCCATAAAACGTTTCCGTCAACGGTTCAGGCAAGCCCTGCGGGCAACTGCTGAAGATGCGCTTACGCCTCCGCAGCAGGCGTCTGCCCCCGCATCCGCCAGAGCCATTTCAAAGTGAAATTGCTCTAATGGTGTGTTGGGCGGTGGATTGCACCGAGGGCTGTGTTCGTTTTTTTTGCCGCGCTGAACGGGATTTTCATCATCTGGCGGGCCATGCCGGAAGGGCAGACGGAGGTATACTTATCCATACAGTAGGCAAGAAAAATTAGCTTTTTAAAATTCTTGCTTGACAGTCGAACGACCATCACATATACACACTCTTCGTGTTGGGCTGTCGTTCAATTGGCAGGACGACGGATTCTGACTCCGTTAATCAAGGTTCGAGTCCTTGCAGCCCAGCCAACACACAGTGCGTCCCCATCGTCTAGCCGGCCCAGGACAACGGCCTTTCACGCCGTCGACAGGGGTTCAAATCCCCTTGGGGACGCCAAAACTTTTATCACAGAGGTTCGAGGAAGTTTTTTAAGTCGCTGTAATAGCAATACTTTGAAGCCAAAAATGTGTGAGTAGGTCCGCATTTATCCGCTTCAGTCCAGCGCCGATGTGAGTTGAAATGTGAGTAGGAATTTGCTACAAAGCAAATACCTACTCACGTTTTTTTTGGAGCTTCACATGGGAAAACTCACTGTCAAATTCGTTGAGGGAGTAAAGGCTACCGACAAAAAAGCAGCCTACGGCGACGGCGAAGCCCTGGAGCTTCACGTCGAACCGTCCGTAAGGAAGGGTTGCACGAAAAAATGGATTGCCCGCTTCCGTTGGGAAGGCAAGGCCAACAATAAAACGCTCGGCGCTTTTCCCGATACCTCTCTGGCGGAAGCAAGGCAATTAAACGCCGCCTTCCGCGCCCATCTCGACCAGGGGCTTCACCCCGCCCTCTTTGTTCCGCCTCAAATGGCGCGAAAAGCCAAAGCTCAAAAAAGAAACCCCGATACCCCCGCGCCACCCGATTCGCCGCAACACTGGACAGTAAAGCAGTATGTCGAAAAGTGGCTCAAAAGCGACCCCAACTGGTCAAAAAATACCATCAAGACCAAGAGCGACAGGGCGCAGAAATATATTGTCAAACCTTACGGCCACATGAAACTTAGGGATATAACCCATGCCGTGATCGAAGACTGCATACGCTTGCTCACCGAATCGGAAAAACATGCCCAGGCGAAAAAAGTTGCGGGTGTCTGGAAGCAGCTCTACGAATACGCGGAGCTGCACGACAAAAGCCTCCCGAATGTCGCGCAAAATTTG
This DNA window, taken from Desulfovibrio sp. 86, encodes the following:
- a CDS encoding universal stress protein; translation: MLTATPQNILLLLDEDSPAAVEAVRIAQASSARLTALFVLDATWNDYVGHDWLSGSGSRADFIDYVQQEEERSSVEAFYRLRSLAGEEMEIQCIVKAGNVVDEARHEMEKGYDLLVASNPLQRGLERIRGNIAALCDRAPCRILLVPADI
- a CDS encoding biotin/lipoyl-binding protein yields the protein MSNEKQKMTVFKNDRHEDVASIIFAGLVVLFVLGYMAFIVPTVKVKASQDGKLISVAVEKGAQVKKGDTIYTLEVVEKKWKDNVMEEKVVTRDVSIKANGKVLEVPGKPGSVVKKGKDTIIILDHEKGTLP
- a CDS encoding YeiH family protein, with product MEDRGLLGKIIAIIPGLALMVGTLAVLRMYVVPWLGGITLFGIKGWPVQVLSLNYILLSIIAGMLFRNVLFGGQIPAWADAGFRTTRLFIKTGVIMLGSLYTLQSLLKLGVSAALLIMAFVFGTVFLIMFLSKLWKVDRSVAAVMAAACGVCGVSAAVAAAPGVRARPVDLALAIATILGFGIVTMFISPFIGKALNLSDLQYGAWVGTGILNSGQVLATCLAFNPVIAPGTAVAYGEVWNVVRVISIPFVVFAITVWYWKGEGEAEHISLKEILVSKFPIFVLGFFGMTALSSLGMLGAEGSETLHFLRDCMQWIFGIGLVGQGAYIDFREIKAAGGKPLRLGLTAGMAKYVLALVVILLFMPKTGAF